One window of Cuculus canorus isolate bCucCan1 chromosome 10, bCucCan1.pri, whole genome shotgun sequence genomic DNA carries:
- the MSN gene encoding moesin isoform X1, translating to MPKTISVRVTTMDAELEFAIQPNTTGKQLFDQVVKTIGLREVWFFGLQYQDTKGFPTWLKLNKKVTAQDVRKESPLLFKFRAKFYPEDVAEELIQDITQRLFFLQVKEAILNDDIYCPPETAVLLASYAVQSKYGDFNKEVHKAGYLASDKLLPQRVLEQHKLNKDQWEERIQVWHEEHRGMIREDAVLEYLKIAQDLEMYGVNYFNIKNKKGSELWLGVDALGLNIYEQNDRLTPKIGFPWSEIRNISFNDKKFVIKPIDKKAPDFVFYAPRLRINKRILALCMGNHELYMRRRKPDTIEVQQMKAQAREEKHQKQMERALLENEKKKRELAEKEKEKIEREKEELMERLKQIEEQTKKAQQELEEQTRRAMELEQERKRAQEEAEKLAKERREAEEAKEALLKASHDQQKTQEQLAAEMAELTTRITQLELARQKKESEAQEWQQKAQMVQEDLEKTKEELKHAMSTPHVPEPMHSENEHDDEQDENAAEASAELRSEATIKDRSEEERTTEAEKNERVQKHLKALSSELANARDETKKTANDMIHAENMRLGRDKYKTLRQIRQGNTKQRIDEFESM from the exons GTCGTCAAGACAATTGGTCTAAGAGAGGTCTGGTTTTTTGGACTTCAGTATCAGGACACCAAGGGCTTTCCGACATGGCTGAAGTTGAACAAAAAG GTAACAGCACAGGATGTACGCAAAGAAAGCCCCCTGCTTTTCAAATTCCGTGCCAAATTCTATCCAGAGGATGTGGCAGAAGAGCTGATCCAGGACATCACACAGcgccttttcttcctccaagtGAAGGAGGCAATTCTGAATGATGACATTTATTGCCCTCCAGAAACAGCTGTCCTTCTGGCTTCATATGCCGTCCAGTCAAAATATGGAGACTTCAACAAAGAAGTGCACAAGGCTGGCTACCTGGCTAGTGACAAATTGCTTCCGCAGAG AGTCCTGGAGCAGCACAAGCTTAACAAGGACCAGTGGGAAGAGCGGATCCAGGTGTGGCATGAGGAGCATCGAGGAATGATTAG AGAAGATGCTGTCTTGGAGTACTTGAAAATTGCACAGGATCTGGAAATGTACGGTGTGAACTACTTCAACATTAAGAACAAGAAGGGCTCGGAACTCTGGTTAGGTGTAGATGCTCTTGGACTCAACATTTATGAGCAGAATGACAG GCTAACGCCGAAAATTGGATTCCCTTGGAGTGAGATCAGAAATATCTCATTCAATGACAAGAAATTCGTTATCAAGCCTATTGACAAGAAAGCACCA GACTTTGTATTCTATGCCCCTCGGTTACGGATTAACAAACGAATCTTGGCACTTTGCATGGGGAACCACGAGCTCTACATGCGCAGGCGTAAACCAGATACCATTGAGGTGCAGCAGATGAAAGCACAGGCTCGGGAAGAGAAGCATCAGAAACAGATGGAGAG AGCCCTGCTGGAGaatgagaagaagaagagggagttggcagaaaaggagaaagagaagattgAACGTGAGAAGGAAGAACTAATGGAGAGACTCAAGCAGATTGAGGAGCAAACCAAGAAAGCTCAGCAAG aactggaagaaCAAACCCGCAGAGCTATGGAGCTGGAACAGGAGAGAAAACGAGctcaggaggaagcagagaagctggCTAAAGAACgtagagaagcagaagaggcaAAGGAGGCCCTATTGAAAGCATCCCATGATCAACAAAAGACCCAAGAACAGCTG GCTGCTGAGATGGCGGAACTCACAACTAGGATCACACAGCTGGAGCTGGCcaggcagaagaaagagagTGAGGCCCAGGAGTGGCAACAGAAG GCACAGATGGTGCAGGAGGACCTAGAAAAGACCAAAGAGGAGCTGAAGCATGCCATGAGCACCCCTCACGTCCCTGAGCCCATGCACTCGGAGAATGAGCATGATGATGAGCAGGATGAGAATGCAGCAGAAGCTAGTGCTGAGCTGCGGTCAGAGGCTACCATCAAGGACCGTAGTGAGGAGGAGCGCACcactgaagcagagaagaatgaACGGGTCCAGAAACACTTGAAG GCTCTTTCCTCGGAGCTGGCAAATGCTCGGGATGAAACCAAGAAGACAGCCAATGATATGATCCACGCTGAGAACATGCGCCTGGGCCGAGACAAGTACAAGACCCTCCGTCAGATTCGACAGGGCAACACCAAGCAGCGCATTGATGAGTTTGAGTCCATGTAA
- the MSN gene encoding moesin isoform X2, producing MLSWSLPSSPTLQGSNSLIRVLEQHKLNKDQWEERIQVWHEEHRGMIREDAVLEYLKIAQDLEMYGVNYFNIKNKKGSELWLGVDALGLNIYEQNDRLTPKIGFPWSEIRNISFNDKKFVIKPIDKKAPDFVFYAPRLRINKRILALCMGNHELYMRRRKPDTIEVQQMKAQAREEKHQKQMERALLENEKKKRELAEKEKEKIEREKEELMERLKQIEEQTKKAQQELEEQTRRAMELEQERKRAQEEAEKLAKERREAEEAKEALLKASHDQQKTQEQLAAEMAELTTRITQLELARQKKESEAQEWQQKAQMVQEDLEKTKEELKHAMSTPHVPEPMHSENEHDDEQDENAAEASAELRSEATIKDRSEEERTTEAEKNERVQKHLKALSSELANARDETKKTANDMIHAENMRLGRDKYKTLRQIRQGNTKQRIDEFESM from the exons AGTCCTGGAGCAGCACAAGCTTAACAAGGACCAGTGGGAAGAGCGGATCCAGGTGTGGCATGAGGAGCATCGAGGAATGATTAG AGAAGATGCTGTCTTGGAGTACTTGAAAATTGCACAGGATCTGGAAATGTACGGTGTGAACTACTTCAACATTAAGAACAAGAAGGGCTCGGAACTCTGGTTAGGTGTAGATGCTCTTGGACTCAACATTTATGAGCAGAATGACAG GCTAACGCCGAAAATTGGATTCCCTTGGAGTGAGATCAGAAATATCTCATTCAATGACAAGAAATTCGTTATCAAGCCTATTGACAAGAAAGCACCA GACTTTGTATTCTATGCCCCTCGGTTACGGATTAACAAACGAATCTTGGCACTTTGCATGGGGAACCACGAGCTCTACATGCGCAGGCGTAAACCAGATACCATTGAGGTGCAGCAGATGAAAGCACAGGCTCGGGAAGAGAAGCATCAGAAACAGATGGAGAG AGCCCTGCTGGAGaatgagaagaagaagagggagttggcagaaaaggagaaagagaagattgAACGTGAGAAGGAAGAACTAATGGAGAGACTCAAGCAGATTGAGGAGCAAACCAAGAAAGCTCAGCAAG aactggaagaaCAAACCCGCAGAGCTATGGAGCTGGAACAGGAGAGAAAACGAGctcaggaggaagcagagaagctggCTAAAGAACgtagagaagcagaagaggcaAAGGAGGCCCTATTGAAAGCATCCCATGATCAACAAAAGACCCAAGAACAGCTG GCTGCTGAGATGGCGGAACTCACAACTAGGATCACACAGCTGGAGCTGGCcaggcagaagaaagagagTGAGGCCCAGGAGTGGCAACAGAAG GCACAGATGGTGCAGGAGGACCTAGAAAAGACCAAAGAGGAGCTGAAGCATGCCATGAGCACCCCTCACGTCCCTGAGCCCATGCACTCGGAGAATGAGCATGATGATGAGCAGGATGAGAATGCAGCAGAAGCTAGTGCTGAGCTGCGGTCAGAGGCTACCATCAAGGACCGTAGTGAGGAGGAGCGCACcactgaagcagagaagaatgaACGGGTCCAGAAACACTTGAAG GCTCTTTCCTCGGAGCTGGCAAATGCTCGGGATGAAACCAAGAAGACAGCCAATGATATGATCCACGCTGAGAACATGCGCCTGGGCCGAGACAAGTACAAGACCCTCCGTCAGATTCGACAGGGCAACACCAAGCAGCGCATTGATGAGTTTGAGTCCATGTAA